The genomic stretch ACAAACCGCATGAGAATATGGGTTGGTTAGGTGTAATAATGTGTTGTATGGGCGTGGCTGTGACGCACAGGGACTTAAACCGTCTCGCTGCGAAGAACTTTGAAAGTTGGAAACCGCGCGCTGCATCTGTGGAGTTCTTTCATTCTTCACCTGCTGCTGATGACCTGCTTGccatttaaaaagtttatttttttttttaataaaatgtcttactaaacattttaaacatgtcTGAGATCAAATTCTTTCATTCTTTACTCTACTAATGACCACGGATCATTTCTTGTTTTGGCCTAATAAAATGTCTTAACTCTTTGACAAAATGTTTCGACGGTTTATTAATCGCTTTACATTATAATTATAACCATTAAAGTTATTTATCACATTTAAAATCGTTCATTTTACAGTTTCATTTTCTGTGGTGTCTATATAGGCCTATAGCCTATAATGTATGACTTGTGACtttttgtttgtattaaatAGGCTACTAAATATGTAATGAAATAATCCATAACTCACATAGCctattctcaaaatgtaatgcTGAAGTCGTCATTTTGTATGTGCGAAATAAATGCATAAAGGCACGTTTCTTGGAAAACATTTGAAAGGCAAGTCCTCAATTTTATTATTACTCTTTTTTTCTCCCTCCAAAACTAATTCACTAATGAGATCATGTGTGCACAAGGTAATCTttggttaaataaaataaaataggacTATGTGAAAAGGAAAGCATAAAAAGAGAAAAGCAAGACTTGAGTGGAAATAGAAATAGGTTCAACATAATAttccaaaatatttaatataaaaacaatttaatcAAGGGTTAAATTTCCACACATCAATGGAAagtttatttattcagctttcagatgatgtataactCTCAATGTTAAGAAAATGACTCTAATTACtagttttgtggtccagggtcaaaTATGTCATTTGACAATTAGTTGTGTTCGTTTATCATTAAGCAGAATTTCTTCTTTAGTCACGTTTAATTCTATGTTTGAGATTGCACTGTTATACTGAATATGTACAGTTATTTGGAGTAGCCTAGGCTACTTCAGTTCTTTCTGAAGGAACAAAACACAGTTAACCTATAATGAAACAGATTGTTGCAACTTGACAATAATTATACAATTGTCACTGACTTATTGATTGTTTGAATTAATTATGTTAGTTTGGTACATTTTATAGAAAGTTGGTTCTTTCTTTCAAAGAATAAACGGTCAACTCCAACCTAGAATTAAGAAAACTGGAAGTCTAAGGAAAACTACCGCCACCTGCTGTCCCAGAAACGCCAGTACAAATACGAGATGATTCTGGAGGAGAATTGGCAGCaagtgaaactttttttttgtaaaaagtaTGTATTTTTCTTGCTGTACCTGAAAATGTTTGCTTATTCCACCAATTAGTAAAACATAAAAGCTCACTgaatactgagaagtaataaaTGAAGTATTGTATTTGGATTGGtgcaaaatatatgaaagtatttttttaaatgaatttgaagATTATTATAATTGGCAGGACAGTTTATGAATTTTCAATAGCATGTCACATGAGAATATATGTCAGAATATGCATTTATATGGCTCTGAATTTTCTCTCAAACACAGATTTGCCTTTTTAAGAATAATGATTTgaaatgctataaaaaaaagcaGATCAGCTGAAAGACAACAATGTGACCTGGTCAGTAAAACAATATTCATGCTGCTGCATTTATGGTAACAATCATTTTTAATTCGAAGCAAAAGCTGAAATCTATAAAGCATATTTCCTGGTTAATCTAACTTGATATCCATACACAAATGGATTCATCTTTATCAATTCTGTGCCAAACTCCCCAAAGGAGaaccaaagaaaaaaataatgctgaGAGTTTCTATCtctcatcatattttcacagTGTCCTCTTACATAGTCCTGCATTTCTGACGGATGAAAACAAAAGTGTTCCAGCAAAAGACTGCCGGATTCTTTCTAGAGACTATCCCAGAGTGACACTGACACAACATACACAAGCATTCATCTGCTATGACTCAGATAACAGAGCACTGAGTGGAGAGGCGCCGTCCAATACAGATCCTGCAgagagagattaaaaatagTCAAACAGTAAACTGAAGAGTGGCAAGCAAAATGTCAGACTTTATAAAATGCATAAGTGTCTTACCCCAACCCAAGCATGAGGATGTGTGTCAAAACTAGGGAGGGTAGCAATAACTTCAGCaagtttgtgttcatttccttgtCATTTTTGTCTGAGTTTCTGCTGCACAATCTGTTCCGCTTTGGCCGTTTAAAAATCAGTGCTGCTGGTGGTACATTCTCTGGCCGGCTGGACCAGTCACAGATCCTTGCGATAGTCTCAgcttcctgtttgctctctGGTACAACTTCCTCCTGGAAGTGAAAGAGCAAAGCATCACAACAAATTTTGATCTTTGGCGATTTCACTGTAATCAAGTCATGTAAGCAAGTCTGCAATGCAGTCAAAACATAGTATGTTTATAGTGGTACTCCAAGCATCAGCATACATATGTCAGCTAAATTAGATCTCCATATGCTTATATTGCAGTGTGGTCTGGTTGTGAGACCTCAAAAAAACCTGCATGTAGCAATCATATTTGGAATTGTACTGAAAAATAGAGGTTGCTCCAAGAACAAACTCGTCATTAGTAATTAGTGCAATATTTGTACCACTTAAACCACTGTTCCTGACTATAAGATTTTGTGAAAAggtttttatatcttaataAATGCAAACTTATGCAATTaggtcttttttttcttcttttttttttacctgtgcAATGGTGTGTGTGTTGAAGGAGGCTGCACTGATGAGTGGAGGTGTTTGGACATGTCGAGGACTAGGAGGAAATAAATAACAGCCACTGTGATTAGAATGATCATACAATTCTTGCCTGTATACACAGATCTCTTGAAGAGGTTTGTACACACCTGCTGCAGTGAgagcttgtccgtgaactactgCTGGATTCCCGCTGTGCTTCCAGAAGCATTTTCTCCAGGTCTGTGATATCAGACAGGGCTGGTGTGTCCTCACTATGTTCGCTACATGAATCGTAGTGGAGCTCCACCCATGACTCTGGTGGAGAAAAGTACATCATAGTATTTAGAAATGATTACTGAAGCAGTTTCTACTTTTTAGAATGGATGAATGTTTGTTTTGGTCTTTCAGATACATTACAACAATCACACATGCTTTACTACACTTTATCTAACAGAAACTGAACCAAAAAGAGTCCAAACTCCAAATAGGTAACTAATGTACATATTTGGATGTTAGTCAATAAATCCCAACATAATCAGTTCAAAATGGAGTCACTGTAAATGCCTCGTGTCCGTAATCAAATATTTGTACtaacaaaaaaagaacaaatgtttgttttagcAAACAAGTAGTTGCTGACTTGGCAGTATGACCGGATTGGAACACAAAGTTCTGCATTGTACAGATTTTTAAAGGAAAAACACGATATACTTTGGTATACAATCTAggaatgttaataaataatttactgttaACGTACTATTAATACTTATTGTTTTCATTAGCTGTCGACGTAGAAGATACGCTATGTAATCGAGTGAGCCAAATTGTACAACTTACCTTGCAGACTTTCTTCCTGAGTTATAAGTTTTTGAGTTGACATTGCTATTCTTTGTAATTTTGTTCACGCTATAAATGTAATGTGTCCtgaatttgtttgtttgtggacCAAAATATAAAGCTTACTCGCCCTGAGAAACATACGGGACAATACAGCGCTCTTATAAAACAATGACGAAACCTTTTGTTTACAGACAGACACCGCGCTCTTATTGGTCAGACTTTAGACCAATCATCTCAACCTACGTAGGTCGATCGATAGAGCTCTGGCACGAACATGTTACACTCTTCAGAATGTGTTGACTTGAGTGTTATTAAatacattcatttaaaatacaagaaaatatacttattttaataaagttttaataaagttgtttGATGCACAACAAGACAAATAAAATTCacagtaaaataatgaaaagctgtaaacagtgaaaatatataatgtaacttATTACATATTGGTGAGTAAATTCAGTTTTTAGTCTGTTGTAACATGCAAGTTAAGTTGGTATGGAGTgtgggcacccaccggcagaaacataaatcggtGCCATATGTTTTGCCCCTACAAtgaaaactacagagctttcaTAAAACTAAGGCATTTAAATGTAAGAAATATTATTAGGAGATATAGAGTGACAGCTGATATTACgtgcattttatgtaagtagtcTGCTTGCTGTTttaaagatctcattgatttacgtTTCAAACtcagaattttcattatcaTTAGAATTTTATTATAagttttaaaaacacattttttaagcagttttaaattttattttattttattttattttattttattttattttattttattttattttattttacctttcCGACAACATCGCGACAACACTTTAATCACGCGAGACTGACGTCATATCCGGGAAAAGGTCGAAAACGATAGCAAGAGATACAAACGTAGAAGGAACGGCCTCTTTTTTCTCGAAAATACAATCGTACATGGGACACTTCAACACCTTAATTCATCTGTTtttcatataattattatattaggAATATTTAAAGGTAAGACGCATGGTTAAGGATGATCCTATTATACTGTGTTTATAGTAAACATATCTTCTGCCGAGCGTGCGGCCTTGCGCTCTATTTATGATTCTCCACATCGCTTTTGTATGGTTTAACTGAATTGAAACAAGGCTTCGTGAGACAGTGAATGAACGCAAATGCTGTATTAAATAAAGTAAgcatttataattaaattatcaaattaataaatatagttgGTTCCTCAAATGGGATATGTAATTAGGAAAATGACTACAAATATTTCACTAATAAACATGCTAACATGTTGTAAAATTATTCTATTTGAAAAGTTAACATTGTTGTAAGTCTAAGAGAGTAACGCTAGTTCTAAAACGTAATTTAGGTCAGATTCAGAAAACAAATATATGAGAATCCTGTTCTAGAGAAACTAGATTGTTATGAATTTTGTGCTGGGCTTTTTATATATGAAAGGCAAGGTCTGTGTTTTGAGGTCTGTTATCACtctttacttaaaaaaatgtttaattttttcagATGTCTGAAGAGTTGGTAAAGCAGTTGAGCAATTATAAAGCTCAGCTGCAGCAGGTGGAAGCGGCACTCTCTACAGATCCAGATAATGAAGATCTGCTTAAACTGCAGAAGGATCTCCAGGTTTGAGGCACAATTATCCactgctttttgttttttagtcaGCGTGTTCATTGGTGAGACCAGAGTCTTTCAGTCAGCCATATTTTTCAGGGGTCCAGTGTTTCTCATTTAGGTTGATGCTTGATTATAGCCTCTGACAAGATGAAAAAAGTGCCTTTCTATGTAAGTATATTCATCAAATCATTGCTGTTATGTGTCACTATAGGAGGTGATTGAGTTGACAAAAGACCTGTTGACATCACAGCCTGTGGAGGGTGCAGCCAGCACCAAAAGCTCAGAGACAGTCGCTCCCACTCACAGCTGGAGGGTCGGAGACCATTGCATGGCCATCTGGAGCCAGGACGGACAGTGAGTATCACACCAACACACACAGTGCTGGGAGGTATATTGGGATTGTGGTCGGCTACATTTGGAAGAGGGATTCGTGTATATATCCGTACTCACCTGCTTACAGTGCTGTGTGATTGTCAGGTTGTACGAGGCGGAAATTGAAGAGATTGACAGTGAGAACGGCACGGCAGCCATCACCTTCGCTGGCTATGGCAACGCAGAGGTGTTGCCGCTTCATGTGCTCAAAGAAGTGGAGGAGGGCAGGAGCAGGGAAGAGAAGGATGGAAAGCCCAAATCCAAGTATGTAGGCATGAATtaaaatctgttttaatatagggcctgtttacacctggtcacttcatgtgtttttaCTGATCCGATAGCTATCTGATTTGTTAAAAAGGTTCCATTTACACTTGACCTCATAAATGTGTCTCtgcaaaatgaatataaattcgATCTTCAATTCCCGCTCTATATGCAAATTTAACGAGTTCACGTCAACAAAAGCAACAGATATGAGCTGGGTTTTATTTATCATCAGCTATTTTTCAAGATCAAAGACCACAATAGGAGAGAGCGGCATCAGCACTGGTAAGATCATTTAGTCTCACTACTTTTAATGAAGGTGAGTGTGTGTCTGCAACTTACTTTCTGTTTCATTTGTGGCAGTTTGTGCATTGGCGATGCGTGTTGCAGCGGTCATTTCTGGctataacattatttatatatatatatatatatatatatatatatatatatatatatatatatatatatatatatatatatataatatagcctATAACAAGctttcacacattttttttatattttgagaCAAGTAAAATTTACATACGTGGTTTCAACAATCAGTTGCATTTATTACACTTGTCCAGTTTCGTCTGGAAAGCATCTCAGCATCTGGTTTGAGTAAACAGATTTAAATCTCAAATGCGTTTTGAAGGGGATTTACACCTGGTCTGTTCACAAttggatagctatccgatcagaggaaacacatgaagtgaccaggtgtaaacaggccctgtCTAAACAGAGCAACATATCTTTATATGGTATAATATGATTTAAAAGCTGTAAATGAACAGTTGCTACACTAAATCTCTGCTGAAAATGATCCCTAAAACTACATCTCTAATACtaccattttaaaatatgaatttcaattaaattaatggtatacatactgtatgtataaTTTTACACACACATGGCACAGACATTATACACTTTTAAAAGATTGTATGTGCATATGTCTGAATAATTAAGATTTGTTAAGAAAAAATTTTCCTATTGTGTTTTCTCTTAGGAAAGAGCTGCTGGCAGAACAGAGGGAATATAAGAAGAAAAAGGCCCAAAAGAAGGTGCAGCGCATGAAGGAGCTGgagcaagagagagaagttCAGAAATCCAAATGGCAGCAGTTTAACAACAAAGCCTATTCCAAAAATAAGAAAGGACAGGTGTGTATGAGAGAAGAAAGCCTGATTAATTTTGCAATGTTCTCTTaaaccctgttttttttttttttaaccccatcataatgttcattttgtatgatcttCCTCTACAGGTGAAGAGGAGTATATTTGCATCTCCAGAGAGTGTGAATGGAAAGGTTGGCGTCGGCACGTGTGGTATTGCAGATAAACCCATGACCCAGTACAATGACACTTCCAAGTATAATGTCAGGCACCTAATGCCCCAGTGATCTGCCTTGTGTTCTGTCTGTGTCCTTCATCACCCACCATAAATGAAACAAACTAAAACCCACTTAGAAATCATAAACAAATCTGATTGGACAAGAAATTAATACAGTAACACATTTCCCCCTTGTTTTATTTGGAGTAATAGTGGGTATTTAGTCTGTGGATGTTAGAGCTGTTCTGTACTGAACGAGACTCTGGATGTTCATCAGTCTTCAGTGATGACAGCTCCTGGTTAGTTTTACAGGTTCTCCTCATGCTCTCAGGACGAGTCTCTGTACGAGCTGCTGAGGATGGAGACTGTGCTCTATAGTTTTTAGATTGTGTTTGAACAAATGTATATGGAAAGCACTGGCCACCCTCATACACAGTTGACTGGTGTTGAACAGATTAAgcagttgttttgttttgctgtctTCACCTTTTGTGTCTAATAAGCATTTTGCTGCAGTCCATTTGTTGTTACATTTGCTTTTCAGTTttgtatatttacatatttgagAGGAATAAACATTGATTTCTTGACATTTCTATAAGaatttgtgatttattttaatttgacttAATTCAAGTTGTTTTCCAACTGACAGTTTAGATATATtataagattaattttttttttccttcatagTAAATTGTAGCACACTTTAATTTCACAGCggttacattacatttacacaCGTGACCATGAGACACTGCAAATTACAAAAGCAGTATTTGACCGTGGAAAAAAATACCTTGGTGAGCACAAGAATGCATCATTATTAACATAATTACAGCATaagattttgattaaaaagtAGTATAATGATTATAGCTTAATGTCAACATATAGGGATTACAGTATAATTAGTAAATCAGTCAATAAAACTAGAAGTAAAACAATCTGTTGTCAACCACATCTCCATTTATAAACCGAGCAAATCAAAAAAGCTTCATATTACGCTGAATGGGCAGCTTCCCATTTCTTTAATATTCCTAATATGCAGGAATTCAGTTGCACAATGTCTTTCGTAAAATTCACTGTCACCTGATTAAATCAGCACAAAACATCAATTCATCTACAAACACAATGCAGAGCCATCAAAATGTTTGATATTTCTCAAATTCAGTGTTTAAAGTTGCAAATCAGGACTACAATTTCTATGAGTGTGCATTTATGTACAGTTTATTAAAGTGTAAGTGGATATTCTTAGGCTATTTAGACTATTTTCTCTAGTTATTGATATGGCTTTAAGAAAAGAGTGTTAAAATGAAACATTCTGTATGTTTAATAACAATACATACGATTCATTGCTTTAATGTTAATATCCATATCCCTGCTAGTCATGTTTAACATGGGCCCTCCTgaaactacattacccacaaGCCCCAGCATAGTCATGTCTAACAGAAGCGTTTACTCAGTCCTTTTTGCATTCCTTTTCTTCCTCTATCTCCTTTTCTTCTTgctctttctctttgtcttttcctTTCTCCTTTTcccttctctctttctttttcgaCATTCGCAGGAAGGAAGGAGTACGaaatttctttttcttcttttttggtGACTTCGGCTGGCTATCAGAAGAGCTGGTGACTGAAATGTTGTTAGCGACAGTGGTAGTTATGGAGACCTGCATCTCTTTAGTGATGCTGAGCTCTGTGACCTGTAGAGTGAGGTCATCATCCTGTGTCAGGTCATCGCCATCGCTGCTTTGCAGCAGAGCTGAGAGACAGTCTGAAAATGAAAGGAAGAGACTTTTCAGCACAAGGTCATCCAGCTGGAAACCATAAAACAACAACTAATTTGGTTATCAAATACCAGTGTGATAATAAGCTCATTCAATCCCAGCCAACAGTTTATATGAGACTACATGAGATAGATTATATAAGAGAATATTTACCTCCTCTTTCAGGGCTCATGAGAGGTGAGATTGACAGGGACACGGTTGAGCCATCATATGTGGTCATTTCTCCATCCGTGAACTCCTCATCGGCCTCTGACTGAAGAGCTTATAtcaagaaaacacattttaaaaaacaaggtttaaattggGGTTTTGGAGGTAGCAAAGCCTTACAATCTTGCTAAACAGAGATAGAAAGTGAATAATGGAtgtatgtttaatgtttttaatgtttttgacagaagtctcttatgctcaccaggactgcatgtatttgatcacaaatacaatacacacagtaatattgtgaaataatacaattttaatataCAGTGTATTTAATAGCAATAAATTTTTCAgggttctttaatgaatagaaagtttaacagcatttctttgaaatataaatcttttgtaactataaatgcctttactgtcacttttgataaatttaaagatggaatttcaaaaacactgtttggaagttagtcaggccgacaccaacaacaaatgtCAAACTGTAATGGACGTAGGCCGGTAAAAGCTGTTCATGTAAACCTCATTCccctggggcctcatttataaaatgttgcacagAAACCATCCTAAATTTGATCTTAACGATCATTTCTcagatgtgtgtatgtgtgattcATAGAATGAACGTACACAGAAAATGAGCATACgcctctctttcagatgtgaaatctataaatcgcaaAAGATCCTGAACTTGCGcgcagctgaatggtttcagttctcCGCGTTTTAAACGACACCTAATTAAttccatttacatataaaagatcAACAGTCATCATCCAAATCCTCAGCGATCTGCAAGAATGgcttagatttccaaaaacctGCAGTAATCTGACAATGAAAAGTGTGTATGTCTGCTCAGACCCTGACATGGCTCTAAGCACTTTTCCacgtcatttttataaatatgagcaTTGGCGTGGATTTAAGCGTACACACACTCTAAGATCACACACTCAAAACTGCcatctttagcctccttgttagagtgccCACCTCCCATGCGGACAGGCCCAGGTTTGCGTCCCGCTTGGAGAGGGCGGTGCGAACTGGAGGggctacattggtgccgtgacccagatgagagttaggtttaggggggtgagtgtaacagacgTAGGCCGGGAAaagctgtgcgtgtaaacctcagTTCGTGCCCGGGTTCGTGTCTCGCTTGGAGCGGCCGGTGCGAACTGGAGACcataaccaatcagcattatgCGTATGACGGCGTATAATGGTCaaggagagagaacgagcaagaggaAGATTTGAaagttgtaagaaaaaaaaactgcagaacgaGAGATGGgagatgggacacaatacaaaagctcaaaagaatatcattggaatgaaggtttatgactgggcaagcactttaggatcgcatttatattagaaaagctttccagtgctggagagatttaaacaggaaggcctgaaaacagacgcggaggctgctttgattccacttttcatgtgagtaacactgggttttgattgtcaggagctgctgtgctgttggtgactaacaacaaacactttgtatttactcttgtgtactgtacattcatttttcattcgttcatcaactgcgctttatttttcgtgaagcattttgttgcgcatcagctgtgataaacagacatccactcgcattgcgtgtgtggccagtggccagatagtgagagttttgcAGTTAAACTATTGCACACTGAGGACCGCTATAGAATGTGTtgtttagcgtcattgttagtgcactcgGACGGACGGGCCGGGCTTTGAGACTGACTCGGAGGGTGGttagactgctctcattagagttactaatgatttgctcttatcatcagatcgtggttgtatctctctattagtgttactggatcttgctgcatttgacactattgaccacaatattcttttaaatagactcgaaaattatgttggcattagtgtaattgcattgtcatggttcaaattatacttatctgaccgttatcagtttgtagtagtaaaggAAGaaatgtcatatcgatcacaagttcaatatggagtactgcaaggctcagtactaggaccattgcttttcactctgtacatgctacccttaggagatatcattaggaagcatggcgttagttttcactgttacgctgatgatactcagctctatatttcttcgcgccctgacaaaacttaccaattcacaaaattaacggaatgcatTGATGATAtaaaaattggatgaccagtaatttcctactactaaattcagaaaagacagagattctaatttttggaccaaaacttcttcacataataacttaaaatactgtctaacacttctAACACGTCTTCGtcatcagttaggaacctgggtgtgctcttcgatacgaatctttcatttgaaggccatgtttctagcatctgtaaaaccgcattcttccatcttaaaaatatatctaaactacgacaatgaaaaatgcagaacagctAGTTCATGCGTtaatgacctcaaggctagattactgtaacgctttactgggtggttgttctgctcgcctgataaataaactacagctcgtacaaaatgcagcagctacttactagaactaggaagtatgaccatattagcccagttctgtcaacactgcattggcttcctgttaaacattgaatagattttaaaatcttgctattTACGTACAAAGAACTGGTTTAGTGCTTTGTAAATAATTAGctaatggtttagctccccagtacctgagcgagctcttaaagcattatagtccttcacgtctattgcgatctcagaattcaggccaactgataatacctagaatatcaaaatcaataataataataatctttctAGCATTGTTCGgcaagcagacacactctgtcagtttaaatctagactaaaaaatgcatctctttaacctggcatacacataacacattatcaatttatattttcaaatctgttaaaggattattaggctgcataaattaggtcaaccggaaccgggaacacttcctataaagCCAGATGTACtcattacatcagaagaagaatattagttatatatataagctaatattagtctttctgtttatcccgaggtttagcGTAGTCAACCAAACCGAGACCGAGGACCTgcaccttgacacgaccacaatgaagccctgaagtatcagcagagattgagtcaactagattaT from Megalobrama amblycephala isolate DHTTF-2021 linkage group LG5, ASM1881202v1, whole genome shotgun sequence encodes the following:
- the bnip4 gene encoding BCL2 interacting protein 4, giving the protein MSTQKLITQEESLQESWVELHYDSCSEHSEDTPALSDITDLEKMLLEAQRESSSSSRTSSHCSSPRHVQTPPLISAASFNTHTIAQEEVVPESKQEAETIARICDWSSRPENVPPAALIFKRPKRNRLCSRNSDKNDKEMNTNLLKLLLPSLVLTHILMLGLGICIGRRLSTQCSVI
- the smndc1 gene encoding survival of motor neuron-related-splicing factor 30 isoform X1, which produces MNANAVLNKMSEELVKQLSNYKAQLQQVEAALSTDPDNEDLLKLQKDLQEVIELTKDLLTSQPVEGAASTKSSETVAPTHSWRVGDHCMAIWSQDGQLYEAEIEEIDSENGTAAITFAGYGNAEVLPLHVLKEVEEGRSREEKDGKPKSKKELLAEQREYKKKKAQKKVQRMKELEQEREVQKSKWQQFNNKAYSKNKKGQVKRSIFASPESVNGKVGVGTCGIADKPMTQYNDTSKYNVRHLMPQ
- the smndc1 gene encoding survival of motor neuron-related-splicing factor 30 isoform X2 — its product is MSEELVKQLSNYKAQLQQVEAALSTDPDNEDLLKLQKDLQEVIELTKDLLTSQPVEGAASTKSSETVAPTHSWRVGDHCMAIWSQDGQLYEAEIEEIDSENGTAAITFAGYGNAEVLPLHVLKEVEEGRSREEKDGKPKSKKELLAEQREYKKKKAQKKVQRMKELEQEREVQKSKWQQFNNKAYSKNKKGQVKRSIFASPESVNGKVGVGTCGIADKPMTQYNDTSKYNVRHLMPQ